In Cydia splendana chromosome 3, ilCydSple1.2, whole genome shotgun sequence, one DNA window encodes the following:
- the LOC134806836 gene encoding uncharacterized protein LOC134806836, whose product MMIRNLRRIPLKQNYFVFIQRQTFLTKDYQCNGAWNAQVSSSVLSKVNLHDFFNTVDQNYSTKGVISAIDVDVFANSVKESVYLDELKELLHKLRLSAETRNTLESTHHATIRNYIEFGNIEDLVKILQDPLNFGLFLDAYTANILLNKLITAQNYEQAANVASLVMLQEDFSNEITCTLCQYACYKYISGYTPPEPTPPQEKPKKVEEVKIRIKYLRNPYFDDHFDIKDTLTASGKTLAWISEKSGDNLNNNLQIIGLSVYKKYDKLLALSEDLSKSSFKISAEVLEILKKESKNVEAEAKLEQCISVLSSVGTVETSLEDSLKIAIENAINKNQNKDIASQEQLFKSWVELREKKLQEQTKRLDRAKRLEFIQKSQTQMAEEEQKLWFFENEENIDLQIEEKEKLEDKSVTKKKALEKSDENYIPPEILPKRR is encoded by the exons ATGATGATAAGAAATCTAAGACGAATTCCGTTGAAACAAAACTACTTCGTTTTTATTCAAAGGCAAACTTTTTTAACTAAGGACTATCAGTGTAATGGTGCTTGGAACGCTCAGGTTTCATCGTCGGTGCTCAGCAAAGTCAATCTACATGACTTTTTTAACACCGTGGACCAGAACTATTCCACCAAGGGCGTTATTAGCGCCATAGACGTGGATGTATTTGCAAATTCTGTAAAGGAGTCAGTTTACCTTGACGAACTTAAAGAACTTCTCCACAAGTTGAGATTGTCTGCAGAAACTAGAAACACTTTAGAGTCTACTCATCATGCCACCATCAGGAATTACATCGAGTTTGGCAATATTGAAGATTTGGTAAAAATATTGCAGGATCCTCTTAACTTTGGTCTATTTCTTGATGCATATACTGCaaacatattgttaaataagttaataacagCACAAAACTATGAGCAAGCAGCTAATGTTGCATCTTTAGTGATGCTTCAGGAAGACTTTAGCAATGAAATTACTTGTACTCTCTGCCAATATGCTTGCTACAAGTATATCTCTGGATACACTCCACCGGAGCCTACTCCTCCACAAGAAAAACCAAAGAAAGTAGAAGAAGTGAAgataagaataaaatatttaagaaatCCATATTTTGATGATCACTTTGACATCAAAGATACATTAACAGCATCTGGAAAAACACTAGCATGGATTTCTGAGAAATCTGGTGACAATCTCAATAACAATCTTCAAATCATTGGTTTGAGCgtatataaaaaatatgacAAATTACTTGCTCTGAGTGAAGACCTCAGTAAATCTTCATTCAAGATATCTGCTGAAGTTCTTGAAATACTTAAAAAGGAATCTAAAAATGTTGAGGCAGAAGCAAAATTAGAACAGTGTATTTCTGTTCTAAGCTCAGTTGGAACAGTTGAAACTTCTTTAGAAGACTCCTTGAAGATTGCTATTGAAAATGCTATCAATAAGAACCAAAATAAGGACATAGCTTCCCAGGAACAG CTATTCAAGTCTTGGGTAGAATTACGGGAAAAGAAACTTCAAGAACAAACAAAGCGCCTTGATAGAGCAAAGCGGCTTGAGTTCATCCAAAAAAGTCAGACACAAATGGCTGAGGAAGAGCAGAAACTGTGGTTCTTTGAAAATGAAGAAAATATTGACCTACAAATTGAGGAAAAAGAGAAGTTGGAGGATAAAAGTGTAACTAAAAAGAAAGCATTGGAGAAATCTGATGAAAATTATATTCCACCTGAGATATTACCAAAACGAAgataa
- the LOC134806293 gene encoding cytochrome b-c1 complex subunit 8, with protein MGKHFGELAKIRGLITYKLSAHEQRAYAGAISNGLPNIFRRFRESVFRVAPPFIIGYLVYEGVEREHHRLSRKNPADFENDQ; from the exons ATGGGAAAGCATTTTGGAGAGCTTGCAAAAATCAGGGGTTTGATAACCTACAAGTTGTCTGCCCATGAGCAACGAGcttatgctggcgccatctccAACGGCCTCCCCAATATCTTCCGTAGGTTCCGTGAAAGCGTATTCAGGGTTGCACCTC CTTTCATCATTGGATACTTAGTTTACGAGGGAGTGGAACGTGAACACCATAGGCTCAGCCGCAAGAATCCTgctgattttgaaaatgatcAATAA